In Longimicrobiaceae bacterium, the DNA window CGCGCGCGCGGTGCGGGACGGCGGCGCGCCCACGGAGCTGGAGATCCGCGAGTGGGTGCAGGGCGAGCTGCTGCGGCGCGGGCTGAACGTGGGCGGCGACACCATCGTGGCGGTCAACGGCAACGCCGCGAACCCGCACTACGCGCCCACGCGCGAGCACCACGCCGCGATCCACGAGGGCGACCTGGTGCTCATCGACCTGTGGGGCAAGGAGAACGAGGAGTCGATCTACGCCGACCAGACGTGGATGGGCTACGTGGGCGCGGAGGTGCCCGAGCGGCTGCAGAAGATGTGGGAGGCCGCGCGCGACGGGCGCCTCGCCGCCTGCGAGCTGGTGCGGTCGCGCTGGGACGCGGGCGAGGCCGTGGCGGGATACGAGGTGGACGACGCCTGCCGCGCGGTGATCGTGGAGCGCGGTTGGGGCGAGAATTTCATCCACCGCACCGGGCACTCCATCGACCGCGAGCTGCACGGGTCCGGGCCCAACATCGACAACCTAGAATCGCGCGACACGCGGGCGCTGATCCCGGGCGTGGGCTTCTCGGTGGAGCCGGGCATCTACCTGCCGGGCGACGTGGGCTTCCGCACCGAGGTGGACGTGTACATGGGCGAGAACGGGCCCGAGATCACCAC includes these proteins:
- a CDS encoding Xaa-Pro peptidase family protein, with protein sequence MAVVEETVSLTAQTVARIQDELRARGLGGWLLYSFRANNAVASEMLGLPAMTRRWFVFIPAQGGPVALTHRIEQQPWTGWIGENRPYLSWRELEAGLAALVGGAGKVAMEYEAGDAVPYVDRTPAGVIEMVRAAGAEVVSSGDLVSTFYARWSDEGLAGHRRAAVVLQETALEAFRRIARAVRDGGAPTELEIREWVQGELLRRGLNVGGDTIVAVNGNAANPHYAPTREHHAAIHEGDLVLIDLWGKENEESIYADQTWMGYVGAEVPERLQKMWEAARDGRLAACELVRSRWDAGEAVAGYEVDDACRAVIVERGWGENFIHRTGHSIDRELHGSGPNIDNLESRDTRALIPGVGFSVEPGIYLPGDVGFRTEVDVYMGENGPEITTPHPQTELFALLAPGFAP